GCATATCCTATTTCCACTGTATTTGGAGTTAACTTTTCATTAGGCTTTAGTGTAGCTGATAAAGTTCTTAATGCTAATAATATGGTATCTTCCATACTTAAGTCCTCTTTATAGTTTTTCTCTAAAAATTCGGTAGCCGTATAATAACCTTGGCCTATTGCGACAGCATAATAAGGCATATATTGTCCACTCGGCTCAGTCATATATAGCTTAGGAGTTGTTTTATCTATTCCAGCTATTACTAACGCAACACCAAATGGTCTAACTCCTCCATGTTGAGTGTACATTTGTTTAACATCAGCTACTGACTTCGTTAAATAATCGATACTAACGGGTTCGTCGTATACTAACCTATGTTGTAGAGCTATATTCCTTGCATAGTCTATTAAGACTCTTCCATCAGATGCTAAACCAGCAAAGCTACATCCTACATGATCATCAATTAAAAATATTTTTTCTATACTATCTACATCTAATAAAGATTGGGCCTTCCTCTTCTCACTTGCAATAACAACCCCAGATTTTGATTTTATACCAATTGCTGTCCAACCTTTTTTAACAGCTTCAAATGCGTAGTCTACTTGGTATAATGAACCGTCTGGTGAAAATATCGTTATTGCCCTATCATATCCCATGGCTGCTGGTCCGAATGCCATATATTATCCACTCATGAAATAGTGAGTAATCCCTAATTTTAAAAATATCGTTCAGCTCGTCGCAGAGTACATCATCGAGCAGTCTGGAGCGGCTTCATCATTTTAAACCGATTAGTTTTTTTGCCCTTTTTAAACTTCCGGTAGTTCTTCTTGGAACTATAAGTATTTTACTGCCATTAATTTCCTTAGCAAAAGGCAAACTAGCTAAAACTGATTTATAGCCTACTCTATTAGTCGAAATGATGCCTTCTTGAGTATCTTCTCGGAATATTATAACCTTAGGATTCGCAATTTCAAGCCACATGGTTCCTAATAATTCCTTTAAGGAGTTACGAACGATCTTTTCTAGATCCTCCCCCTTTACTTTAGATTCAGTTATAGCATAAAATACTATATATCTTTTTGCCTTCACTATTTTCTTATTTTTTACGATTTTGATATTTAGATATCTCCTTCTAAAATACTCTATAGTTAATATAGAAAGCCATAAGATTAATACAATATCAATTATTAGCTGGATTGATAGCATACAACAACTTTATGGGATTTAAAATAACAAACTTATAAGCTTCCTCTTCATCTGCACCCGCTATAGTTAGATAGCTTATTTTAGAGATTGGGTTCCATATTTCATTAAAGTCCTTAGCATATGAAGAGAAGATAATATTAGGTATCCACTTGTAACCGTATATTACAGCATTATGTATTAATCCACTGGAAGATTTAAGAGAAACCTCAACAAATTTATTGTGTGATCTTAATAAGTTTAACATACTTTTCCTAAATATTCTAGAATTATCATCACTTAATATTATAGCATGCACTTTCTTATTAATTATCGCATATCTTAATGCATCTATGGAAAGAGGCTTAACAAAAATTAACACGTTATTACTAAAAAAGGATCTTTTAAGTAACTTCTTTAATTGTCCGCTATTCTCTACTACTAATGTAACTCTCCGTATCCCAGCTAACCCATCCTCACTGAAAATCAAATTATAACCTAATTTTCTAGCGAAGGGAAATAGCTTAGAGTTTAGAATGCATGATTCGATTACTAACAAGTTTCTTTATCTCCTCCTTAATATTTTCCAATGACGTATTAAATGATATTATACATTTAATAACGTCATCACCATCTTTAAGAACTAACCTACCTTCAGCGATTAGATACTGTTTGTCAAATCTTAGATACAGCTTGCTACCATCCCAGTGGGAATCTATTGTAGTAAGCATTAACATCAATTCAGTAGTTTCAATTTTGTTTAATATCATATTAAAAAAGGATTCCATAGTTTTTTTATCAAACCTATATTCAACTATAGTTATTTTATTGCCATAGTGACCTTGTGCAGTTGTTATATTTTTCTTAGAACTGGAGATCAAGGGAGAGAAAAAGCTTTCTATAGAGTTAACTATTTTATTATAATCTTCGGTTTCATGTACAAAAACTGAAAGAATAGCTTGCGTTACCTTCATAGTTATTTTCCTGGTATTTTATCATAATCTTGTAATCTATAGTACTTGCTTGCCTCATGCCTCTTCTTCTCTTCTCTCTCCTTCTGCTTTCTATTCCATTTATATCTTATAGTACCTTTAAGTCCTCTTGATTTCCTTAATCCCCTAGCTTTTTTACCTGCTGACGTCAAACCTCTAAATACCCTATTTCTATTATTAGGATCTTGAAGCCACTTTAGATTAGGATCACTCTTTATTACTGGATGAGAAGGATCTACCATGATAATCTCATAGTACTTATATAGACCATCTTCTCCTACATAATAACTACCAAGTACTTCTAAATTAGGATATTTTCTCGCTGCCCTCTCTTCCGCTATCCACCTATACCCTTTAGATGGACTGTAACCATATACACCCATCCTTTTAGGTCTTCTTCCTTTATTTGGCCTAGGTTTATTAAGACCACCTCTTCTAACTCTAACTCTAACTACTACAAATCCTTGTTTAGCCTTATAACCTAAGCTTCTAGCTCTATTCAATCTGGTCGGCTTGCTTATCCTAACAATTGAGGGTTCCCTTCTCCATTCAATTAATCTTTGTCTTATTGTACTTTTTTTCCAATCTTCTGACTGCCATGTTTTCTCTATATAGTGATACATTGATAGTGCCATTTATTCTCAAAATACTATGCTAAGCATCTAATTAATAAATGTGTTCACTAAATCAGAACATATGATTACCATTGGAATTATAGGCAAGACTAACGTTGGCAAGAGCACATTTTTTGCCGCAGCAACACTTAAGGATGTTGAAATAGATAATAGGCCATTCGTAACCATTAACCCCAATGAGGGCATAGGATATGTAAGAATTAAATGTGTTCATACTGAATTTAATGTCAAGTGTAATCCGAAGAACTCTATATGCATTGATGATTACAGATTTATACCAATAAAACTACTAGACGTAGCTGGTCTCATACCCGGTGCTCATGAGGGTAGAGGATTAGGGAATAAGTTTCTAGATGATTTAAGGCAAGCTGACGCATTAATACACGTTATTGATGCAAGTGGGTCAACAAACGAAGAAGGCATTCCAGTGGAGCCTGGTTCAAGAGATCCAGAAGAGGATATTAAATTTATAGAGAAGGAATTAGATGAGTGGTTTTATTCTATTGTAAGTAAAGATTGGGCTAAATTCTCTAGGACAATTGACTTATCTGGAAAAGATCTAGTAGAAGCGTTATTGAGTAAATTATCTGGAATATCTGTAAATAGATCGCATATAATTGAGACCTTGAAAACCACCAAACTAGAAAACTTGAAATTAATGCAATGGACAGAACAAGATTTAAGGCTTTTCGCAAAAACATTACGAAACATAAGCAAACCGATGATAATAGCCGCAAATAAAAGTGATCTACCCCAATCCAGAGACAATATTAAACGATTAAAAGAAAAATATAAATGGGTAATTCCAACCAGTGCAGCGTCAGAAATGGCTTTAAGAAAGGCCGCTAAGGCTGGAATAATAAAATATATTCCTGGTGATAGTGAATTTACAATACTTAAACCAATAAATGAAAAACAAAAAAACGCGTTAGACTACATTAAGGTAAATGTATTGGAAGTTTATGGAAGTACCGGAGTCCAAGAAGCTATAAATACCGCAGTATTCGATGCATTGGGCATGATTGTTGTATACCCAGTAGAAGATGAGAGAAAGTTAACTGATAGAAACGGAAATGTCTTACCAGACGCCATACTGCTAAAGAGGGGATCTAGCCCAAAGGATCTAGCTAGTGTTATACATACTGAATTAGCTAAGGGTTTCTTATATGCAATTGACGTTAAGAAGAAAATAAGAATAGGAGAGAATTATCAGTTACAAAATAATGATGTAATAAAGATCGTATCAACTACTGCTAGACCTTCTTAAATAACTTGGGATAAATTTTTCACCTTTTTCCACATCTCTATCCACTATAGATCCAGGATAGATCCACGCGTATGCGCCTATTTTTACTCCCGGTAATATAGACACATTGATCCCAGTTCTCACATGAGCACCCACTATCGCGCCTAGCTTCTTTCTTCCACTGCTCACTATCTCATTTCTTATTCTTACTTTAACCTCTTTTTCGTCAAATCTCAAATTTGCGGTTATCGTTCCTGCACCAAAATTTACATCTTCGCAGATTATACTATCTCCAACGTAACTTAGATGAGGTATTTTACTATTTTCCATTATCACGCTTTCCTTTATCTCATTGAACGCGCCAATTTTCACATTGCTCCCTATTACGGTATATGGTCTTATATAGGCGTTAGGTCCAATTGTGGCATTTTTACCTATATATACTGGCCCTTCGATATAGGTACCGGATTTTATTACTGCTCCCTCTTCTATAATTGCTTTACCCTTAATTTTTACATTCTCCTCAATAGAACCTAAATTTCGATCTATTTCTCTATCTAGAAAGAATTTATTGGCTTCTATTAGATCCCATGGCCTACCTATATCCATCCAAAAACCATTGTATTGGACGACCTTGACTTTACTGCCAATAAGATTTACAGCATCAGTGAGTTCTAGTTCCCCTCTACTAGAAACTTTAATCTTACTTATATAAGAAAATATATCATTTGTAAATTTATAAATTCCTGCATTGATCAAATTTGATGGTGGATTCTCGGGCTTCTCAACTATCTTCACTAAATTACTCTCAGAATCTCTTATTATAACACCATAATTTTTAGGATTTTGAGACTCGGTGGCTAGTATTGCATTTCCTTTAACATTTAATAAATTTTTAATAGCAGATTCCTCAAAAGCTAGATCTGCATATATAACTAAAAACTCGTCATCTTTACCAATATGC
The nucleotide sequence above comes from Sulfolobus tengchongensis. Encoded proteins:
- the psmA gene encoding archaeal proteasome endopeptidase complex subunit alpha, whose product is MAFGPAAMGYDRAITIFSPDGSLYQVDYAFEAVKKGWTAIGIKSKSGVVIASEKRKAQSLLDVDSIEKIFLIDDHVGCSFAGLASDGRVLIDYARNIALQHRLVYDEPVSIDYLTKSVADVKQMYTQHGGVRPFGVALVIAGIDKTTPKLYMTEPSGQYMPYYAVAIGQGYYTATEFLEKNYKEDLSMEDTILLALRTLSATLKPNEKLTPNTVEIGYASVQTGIFLKMTSEDKNMYLQKL
- a CDS encoding Rpp14/Pop5 family protein, which encodes MLSIQLIIDIVLILWLSILTIEYFRRRYLNIKIVKNKKIVKAKRYIVFYAITESKVKGEDLEKIVRNSLKELLGTMWLEIANPKVIIFREDTQEGIISTNRVGYKSVLASLPFAKEINGSKILIVPRRTTGSLKRAKKLIGLK
- a CDS encoding RNase P subunit p30, which produces MLVIESCILNSKLFPFARKLGYNLIFSEDGLAGIRRVTLVVENSGQLKKLLKRSFFSNNVLIFVKPLSIDALRYAIINKKVHAIILSDDNSRIFRKSMLNLLRSHNKFVEVSLKSSSGLIHNAVIYGYKWIPNIIFSSYAKDFNEIWNPISKISYLTIAGADEEEAYKFVILNPIKLLYAINPANN
- a CDS encoding RNA-binding protein, giving the protein MKVTQAILSVFVHETEDYNKIVNSIESFFSPLISSSKKNITTAQGHYGNKITIVEYRFDKKTMESFFNMILNKIETTELMLMLTTIDSHWDGSKLYLRFDKQYLIAEGRLVLKDGDDVIKCIISFNTSLENIKEEIKKLVSNRIMHSKL
- a CDS encoding 50S ribosomal protein L15e produces the protein MALSMYHYIEKTWQSEDWKKSTIRQRLIEWRREPSIVRISKPTRLNRARSLGYKAKQGFVVVRVRVRRGGLNKPRPNKGRRPKRMGVYGYSPSKGYRWIAEERAARKYPNLEVLGSYYVGEDGLYKYYEIIMVDPSHPVIKSDPNLKWLQDPNNRNRVFRGLTSAGKKARGLRKSRGLKGTIRYKWNRKQKEREEKKRHEASKYYRLQDYDKIPGK
- a CDS encoding redox-regulated ATPase YchF, with translation MITIGIIGKTNVGKSTFFAAATLKDVEIDNRPFVTINPNEGIGYVRIKCVHTEFNVKCNPKNSICIDDYRFIPIKLLDVAGLIPGAHEGRGLGNKFLDDLRQADALIHVIDASGSTNEEGIPVEPGSRDPEEDIKFIEKELDEWFYSIVSKDWAKFSRTIDLSGKDLVEALLSKLSGISVNRSHIIETLKTTKLENLKLMQWTEQDLRLFAKTLRNISKPMIIAANKSDLPQSRDNIKRLKEKYKWVIPTSAASEMALRKAAKAGIIKYIPGDSEFTILKPINEKQKNALDYIKVNVLEVYGSTGVQEAINTAVFDALGMIVVYPVEDERKLTDRNGNVLPDAILLKRGSSPKDLASVIHTELAKGFLYAIDVKKKIRIGENYQLQNNDVIKIVSTTARPS
- the spn gene encoding bifunctional sugar-1-phosphate nucleotidylyltransferase/acetyltransferase encodes the protein MKAVLLAAGKGERLEPITHTRPKPFVPILDYPLILRNIEILRRYTRDILIVIDSKHKEYYKVLDNVTLVEQLEGHGTAAALKAVEKHIGKDDEFLVIYADLAFEESAIKNLLNVKGNAILATESQNPKNYGVIIRDSESNLVKIVEKPENPPSNLINAGIYKFTNDIFSYISKIKVSSRGELELTDAVNLIGSKVKVVQYNGFWMDIGRPWDLIEANKFFLDREIDRNLGSIEENVKIKGKAIIEEGAVIKSGTYIEGPVYIGKNATIGPNAYIRPYTVIGSNVKIGAFNEIKESVIMENSKIPHLSYVGDSIICEDVNFGAGTITANLRFDEKEVKVRIRNEIVSSGRKKLGAIVGAHVRTGINVSILPGVKIGAYAWIYPGSIVDRDVEKGEKFIPSYLRRSSSS